In the genome of Streptomyces sp. SAI-127, the window AGGCGGGCGACCAAAAACGCCGGTCCCGGCGCACTCCGAGGAGTGCGGCGTGGACCGGCGCTGGTGGCTCGCTACTTCTTGGCAGCAGCCTTGCCGAAGCGGGCCTCGAAGCGGGCCACACGGCCACCGGTGTCGAGGATCTTCTGCTTGCCCGTGTAGAACGGGTGGCACTCGGAGCAGACCTCGGCGCGGATGGCGCCGCTCTGGATCGTGCTACGGGTGGTGAACGACGCGCCACAGGTGCAGCTGACCTGCGTCTCGACGTACTCGGGGTGGATGTCGCGCTTCAAGGTGTCTCCTAGTTTCGGGAGGGCGCCGGGTCGCCGCCGCGGGCTGCGGGGGCGTGAACCGGGGCCGACGTACCAGTCTGCCAGGACTGGCCGCATCCCCCAAAACGAGGGGGCACCGCGATCTATTCCCAGCCCTCGGCAGAGGGTGTCCTACGACGTGACGACGCCCCTGGCCTCGCCCGTCGCGGTGCCTTCGGTGGCTGACTTCGGGATCGCCCGGTCGTTCTCCAGGGCCGTCCAGATCTGCTTGGCCTTGGTCTCCTGCACGATCACGCGGTTCGGGTTCGCCGGGTCGTAGCGGACCGGCATCGTGACCATGGTCATGTCCGACGGGCTGATGTGCTGGAGGCCGCTCGCGAAGGAGACCAGGGAGTTGACCGAGCCGAGGTCGGAGTCGGTGGTGACGGCCTTGGTGGCGGTGTTCGCGAGGTCGTACAGCTTCTTGGGGCTGGTCAGCACGCCGACGCTCTTGACCTGCTTGACCAGCGCCTTGATGAAGGCCTGCTGGAGCTGGATACGGCCGAGGTCGGAACCGTCGCCGACGCCGTGCCGGGTGCGGACGAGACCGAGGGCCTGGGCGCCGGTGAGTTCGTGCGTGCCGGCCTTGAGGTCCAGGTGGCTGTCGGTGTCCTTGATGTTCTTGGTCGTGGTGACCGTGACCCCGCCGAGTTCGTCGACCAGCTTCTCGAAGCCGCTGAAGTCGACCTCCATGTAGTGGTCCATGCGGATGTCGGTCATGGACTCGACGGTCTTGACGGCACAGGGCGCGCCGCCGGTCGTGTACGCGGAGTTGAACATGACGTCCGACGCGGCGTCGTGCTCCTTGCCGTCGGTGTCGGTGCACTCGGGGCGGTCGATCAGGGTGTCGCGCGGTATGGAGACCACGGTGGCCTTCTTGTGGCCCTCGTACACGTGGATGATCATCGCGGTGTCGGAGCGGGCGCTGCCGTCGTCGGTGCCGCCGCCGAGCTTCTTGTTGGAGCCGGAGCGGGTGTCCGAGCCCAGGACGAGGATGTTCTCGGAGCCGTTGTCGACCTTCGCGGGCCGCTCACTGCCGAGGACCTGGTCGATGTCGACGCTCTTGATGTTGCCGTTGAGCTTGAAGTACAGGTAGCCCGCCCCGGTACCGCCCAGCACCACGATCCCCGCGGCGACCCAGGCCGTGATCAGCAGGCCCTTTCGCCCCTTGCTGCGGGGTTTGCGACGACGTCCCTTGCCATTGCCCTCGGCTGACATGCGCTCCTCGAATCTCGTCCGGTCGGTTACCCCCTGTTTTCAGGGTCAGACGTGGTCACAAAAAGACCCGTACCGCACCATGTTCGCTCCGCCTGGTCAGACGGCGAAACTCGAGAAAGGGTTGCACAACGTGCTGTGACCACCACGTGAAGCGGCGGTCACAGCACGTCACAGGAGAATCAGGGCAAGCCCTGTTCACCAGCGGTTTCAGCCAAAGATGTCGTACTGCTGGAAACCGGTCCCCAGGCTGGTCCTTGTGGCAAAGATCTCGCTGGTCGCCTTGCCGGTGCCCTTGTACAGATAGAGCGTGCCGCCCGCGGTGCGGGCCACGAGGTCGGCCCTGCCGTCGCCGGTGATGTCACCGACGGCGTCGAAGGCGTTGTAGCCGCTCCAGTTCGTGCGCACCTTGACCCGGGCCGCGAAGACGCCCGTGCCGGACTTGCCGGTGCCCTTGTACAGGTAGAGGTCGCCGGTCGTCTTGTTGCGGGCGAGCACGTCCGCCTTGCCGTCGCCGGTGAAGTCGCCGTGGCCGAGCAGCTGGTTGTACTGGCTCCAGCCGCCGCCGACCCGGACCCGGGCCGCGAAGCTGCCGTCACCCTTGCCCGGGTAGATCCACAGGACGCCCGCGGAGTCGACGGAGAGCAGGTCGGGCTTGTAGTCGCCGGTGAGGTCGCCGGGGGTGACGATCCGGGTGCGGGTCCTCCAGTCGGTGAAGACCTTCTTCGGGTCGGCCCAGGCCCCGGTGGAGGGGAGGAACCGCACCCAGTAGACGTCACCGGTGGCGGAGACGCGGTACATGAGGTCCTGGTAGCCGTCCCGGTTGAGGTCGGTCTGCCGGACGAGGTTCACCCCGTTCCAGTCGCCCCAGGACAGCCGGGTGGCGAGGGTGGTGCCCTTGGAGTCCAGCTCGTAGCCGACCTTGGTGGAGGACTTGCGCACCCACAGGTCGGCCTTGTGGTCGAAGCTGAGGTTGGTGTCGTCGACGCGCGGATAGGCGGCGCCGACGTACTTGCTGACCTTGGTGAAGACGCTGTAGGCGCCCTTGGCGACGCAGTCCGTGACGTTCCAGGAGACGACGCCGACGATCCGCCCGTTCACGACGAGGGGGCCGCCGGAGTCACCGCTGCAGATGGCGGTCGTCCCGGAGTCGCTGCCACTGGCGGGCGGTCCGGCGCAGGTCATGTGCCCCTTGATGAACCAGGAGCCGTAGGCCGCGGCGCAGGTCGTGTCCGACTTGATGGGCAGCGTGGCCGTCTTCAGCGTCGGGGAGACGTCGTCGCTGGTGGAGCTGGTGCGGCCCCAGCCGTAGACCTTGGCGCTCTTGGCGCCGGTCGTGGCGGGGTCGTACGAGGCGGTGTCGGTGGACGTCGTCATACGGATCGGGGTGGCCTTGACGGGAGCCGCCAGGGTCAGGACCGCGATGTCGTTGTCGATGGTGTCCGCGTTGTACGACGGGTGGTACCACTGCCGCAGCACGGCCGTCGCGGTGCCGCCGTGCAGGTCGCCGTCCTCGGAGGGCAGCTGCGTGGCCCCGGTCACCACCGCGCCGCCGTTGGCCCAGTCGGCGCCCTTGACGCAGTGCGCGGCGGTGAGGATCTTCGTCGGCGCGACCACGGCACCGCCGCAGAAGAAGCCGGTGTCGTCACTGGTGTCGGTGGTGCCCTGGTCGTCGGTGTACCAGAGCTGGGCCATCCACGGGGCCGACGTGATGGTGGTCGTCGTACCGCCGATGATCATCGGCGAGACGGTGGAGTCGACGCTGCCACCGCTCATCGGCGACCGGGTCATCGTGCCGGAGGTGTCCTCGGCCGCGATGGCACCGGCGATCCGCTGCTCGAGCTCGGCCTGCGACGGCGTGGACGCGACCGTGGCGGCCGTGGCCGGCGCCTGCGGCTCGGGTCCGACGGTGGCGGCGTTCGCCGACGTGGTCAGCAGCGCGGCGGCCACGGCGACGGGCAGAGCGATCCGGAGCCGCCGTCTGTGGCGCCCGGCGCCTCCGGACATGGGTATGCCCATGCAAGTCCCCCCCTGGGGCTCAGAAGTTCGGAGATCGAGAATTCGACCGAAGAGCGTGATCGTAAACCAAAAGAGGGCCGCCCCCTCAACAGGGGGCGGCCCTCTTTCCGAACGCTGGACGTCAGTCGCCGTTGCCCGGCGTCGGCGTCGTCTTCTGGATCTGCATCAGGAACTCGGCGTTCGACTTCGTCTGCTTCATCTTGTCGAGAAGCAGCTCGACCGCCTGCTGCTGGTCGAGGGCGTGCAGCACCCGGCGCAGCTTCCATACGATCCCGAGCTCGTCGGGAGCGAGCAGGATCTCTTCCTTACGGGTACCGGACGCGTCGACGTCCACCGCCGGGAAGATGCGCTTGTCGGCAAGCTTCCGGTCGAGCTTGAGCTCGGCGTTGCCCGTGCCCTTGAACTCCTCGAAGATCACCTCGTCCATGCGGGACCCGGTGTCCACCAGCGCGGTGGCGAGGATGGTCAGCGAACCGCCGTCCTCGATGTTGCGGGCCGCACCGAAGAAGCGCTTCGGCGGGTACAGGGCGGTCGAGTCGACACCACCGGACAGGATGCGGCCGGAGGCGGGCGCGGCGAGGTTGTAGGCACGGCCCAGACGCGTGATGGAGTCGAGCAGCACGACCACGTCGTGGCCCAGCTCCACCAGACGCTTGGCACGCTCGATGGCGAGCTCGGCGACCGTGGTGTGGTCCTCGGCCGGGCGGTCGAAGGTCGAGGAGATGACCTCGCCCTTGACCGACCGCTGCATGTCGGTGACCTCTTCCGGACGCTCGTCGACCAGGACGACCATCAGGTGGCACTCGGGGTTGTTGTGCGTGATCGCGTTGGCGATCGCCTGCATGATCATGGTCTTGCCGGTCTTCGGCGGGGCCACGATCAGACCGCGCTGGCCCTTACCGATCGGCGCGACGAGGTCGATAATGCGGGTGGTGAGGATGCCGGGGTCCGTCTCCAGACGGAGGCGGTCCTGCGGGTACAGCGGCGTCAGCTTGTTGAACTCCGGGCGGCCACGGCCGTGTTCGGGCGCCATGCCGTTGACGGAGTCGAGCCGCACCAGCGCGTTGAACTTCTCGCGCCGCTCGCCTTCCTTGGGCTGACGCACCGCACCGGTGACGTGGTCGCCCTTGCGCAGGCCGTTCTTGCGGACCTGGGCGAGGGAGACGTACACGTCGTTGGGGCCCGGCAGGTAGCCCGACGTACGGATGAAGGCGTAGTTGTCGAGGATGTCCAGGATGCCCGCGACCGGGATCAGGACGTCGTCCTCGTTGATCTGCGGCTCGCCCGCGCCACCGATCTCGTCACGGCCACGACGGCCACGGCGGTCCCGGTAACGGCCCCGGCGGCCGCGGCGGCCACCCTCGAAGTCGTCGTCGTCCTGCGGACCGTTGTCGCGCTGCTGACGGTCCTGGCGGTCCGGACGGCCGCCGCCCTGCTGCTGGTTCTGCTGCTGGCGCTGACCACCCTGGCCCTGCTGGTCGTCGCTCTTGCGGCGGTCCCCGCGGTCTCCGCGGTCACCCCGCTCGCCGCGGTCACGGCCGCGGTCGCGGTCACGGCGGTCGCGGCGGCCCCGGCCGTCGCCGTCACCGGCGTCGCCCTGCGGCTGCTGCTGGGCCGGCGTCTCGGCCTTGGGCTCGCTCTTCGCCTCGGCCACGACCGTCTCGGGGCTGCCCCCGGGGGCGCCGGCCTCGGCGGTGGCGCGGCGACGACGGCGCTCCACGGGAGCGTCGTCGCTGGCCGGCTGTCCGGGGATCTCGATCTGCTGCTGGGCCACGGCCTTCTCGGCGGGGGCCTCGGCCTTCGCCTCCGCCTTCTTCTCGGCGGCATCGCCCGTACGGGCCTTGGAGGTGGCGCGGCGCTTCGGCTTGGTCTCGGTGGCGGTCTCCGCCTTGGGAGCCGCGGCACCTCCCCCGGCCTGCGCCTCCTTGATGACCTCGATCAGCTGGCTCTTGCGCATACGCGCGGTGCCCCTGATGCCGAGGCCGGATGCGACCTGCTGCAGCTCGGCCAGCACCATGCCGTCGAGGCCGGTACCGCGGCGCCGCCGGGAGCCGGCACCGGTGGCAGGCGCGGAGGCGTCCGTGGAGGGCGCGGCAGCGGTCTCCTCGACACGTGCGCCCATCAGATCGGTGGTGTCGCTCACGAAGGGTCCTTCCCTGGAGCGGACGTCGGCCTGTCTGGCTCGGCGACCGTTTGTGCTGTCCGACGTCGGTCCCATCCTTGTGGACCGTGCCGGGGCGGTGGTCCGCCTGAGTGGCGGAGGAATGTGGTGACGGCGCTTCCGAGAGCCGTGGCACTGAGTGTCCGTGTCACGTGGCTTGGTCACACCGGTTCCGGAGCGTGCCCGGCAAGTCGCTCAGTGCTCGCGTACGAGGTACTGCCCATGTACGTCGTACGGAACGCTGTGCGGCTTGGGAGGCTCCCGGAAGAATGTCTGTCCCGGACGGGGACGTGAAGCACCTCGCCATGGTGGGGTCGGGTGCAGACTTGAGATTAACACTACCGGATCCAACAAACATTCCCCCTCTCGAAATCCGGCACACGCCGGATCTCACATGTCACTGGCGGCCGCGAGCGGGAGCACACAGGCCCCCTGGGCGTCGAGCTCCAGCCGGTTGGCGGCCCAGCCCCCTCCCGCCAGATGGGCCACCTTGTCGGCGCTGTCGGCGTCGACCAGCGCGAGCACGGTGGGCCCTGCCCCTGAGATGACTGCCGGGACTCCGTCGGCCCGCAGCCGCTCCACCAGCGCGGCGCTCTCCGGCATGGCCGGAGCGCGGTACTCCTGGTGGAGACGATCCTCGGTGGCCGGCAGCAGCAGCTCGGGGCGCCTGGTGAGGGCCTCGACGAGCAGCGCGGCACGGCCGGCGTTGGCGGCGGCGTCGACGTGCGGCACGGTGCGCGGGAGCAGTCCGCGCGCGGTCTCGGTCAGGACGGGCTTTCCGGGCACGAAAACCACCGGAACGATGGAATCGTCGGGCTCCAGCCTGATCGCCCGGGCGGCGCCGGCCTCCATCCAGGCGACCGTGAAGCCGCCCAGCAGACACGGGGCCACGTTGTCGGGGTGGCCCTCGATCTCGGTGGCGAGCTCCAGGAGCGCGGTGTCGTCGAGCCGGGCCTCGCCGCCTATGGTCACGGCGCGCGCGGCGACGATTCCGGCGCAGATGGCGGCCGAGGAGGAGCCGAGGCCCCGGCCGTGCGGGATGCGGTTGGCGCAGACGATCTCCAGGCCGCGCGGCTGGCCGCCCAGCAGGTCGAAAGCGGTGCGCAGGGAGCGTACGAGAAGGTGGTTTTCGTCACGCGGGAGCGTCTCGCTCCCCTCCCCCGCGATG includes:
- the rho gene encoding transcription termination factor Rho, with translation MSDTTDLMGARVEETAAAPSTDASAPATGAGSRRRRGTGLDGMVLAELQQVASGLGIRGTARMRKSQLIEVIKEAQAGGGAAAPKAETATETKPKRRATSKARTGDAAEKKAEAKAEAPAEKAVAQQQIEIPGQPASDDAPVERRRRRATAEAGAPGGSPETVVAEAKSEPKAETPAQQQPQGDAGDGDGRGRRDRRDRDRGRDRGERGDRGDRGDRRKSDDQQGQGGQRQQQNQQQGGGRPDRQDRQQRDNGPQDDDDFEGGRRGRRGRYRDRRGRRGRDEIGGAGEPQINEDDVLIPVAGILDILDNYAFIRTSGYLPGPNDVYVSLAQVRKNGLRKGDHVTGAVRQPKEGERREKFNALVRLDSVNGMAPEHGRGRPEFNKLTPLYPQDRLRLETDPGILTTRIIDLVAPIGKGQRGLIVAPPKTGKTMIMQAIANAITHNNPECHLMVVLVDERPEEVTDMQRSVKGEVISSTFDRPAEDHTTVAELAIERAKRLVELGHDVVVLLDSITRLGRAYNLAAPASGRILSGGVDSTALYPPKRFFGAARNIEDGGSLTILATALVDTGSRMDEVIFEEFKGTGNAELKLDRKLADKRIFPAVDVDASGTRKEEILLAPDELGIVWKLRRVLHALDQQQAVELLLDKMKQTKSNAEFLMQIQKTTPTPGNGD
- a CDS encoding trypsin-like serine protease — encoded protein: MSGGAGRHRRRLRIALPVAVAAALLTTSANAATVGPEPQAPATAATVASTPSQAELEQRIAGAIAAEDTSGTMTRSPMSGGSVDSTVSPMIIGGTTTTITSAPWMAQLWYTDDQGTTDTSDDTGFFCGGAVVAPTKILTAAHCVKGADWANGGAVVTGATQLPSEDGDLHGGTATAVLRQWYHPSYNADTIDNDIAVLTLAAPVKATPIRMTTSTDTASYDPATTGAKSAKVYGWGRTSSTSDDVSPTLKTATLPIKSDTTCAAAYGSWFIKGHMTCAGPPASGSDSGTTAICSGDSGGPLVVNGRIVGVVSWNVTDCVAKGAYSVFTKVSKYVGAAYPRVDDTNLSFDHKADLWVRKSSTKVGYELDSKGTTLATRLSWGDWNGVNLVRQTDLNRDGYQDLMYRVSATGDVYWVRFLPSTGAWADPKKVFTDWRTRTRIVTPGDLTGDYKPDLLSVDSAGVLWIYPGKGDGSFAARVRVGGGWSQYNQLLGHGDFTGDGKADVLARNKTTGDLYLYKGTGKSGTGVFAARVKVRTNWSGYNAFDAVGDITGDGRADLVARTAGGTLYLYKGTGKATSEIFATRTSLGTGFQQYDIFG
- a CDS encoding LCP family protein; translation: MSAEGNGKGRRRKPRSKGRKGLLITAWVAAGIVVLGGTGAGYLYFKLNGNIKSVDIDQVLGSERPAKVDNGSENILVLGSDTRSGSNKKLGGGTDDGSARSDTAMIIHVYEGHKKATVVSIPRDTLIDRPECTDTDGKEHDAASDVMFNSAYTTGGAPCAVKTVESMTDIRMDHYMEVDFSGFEKLVDELGGVTVTTTKNIKDTDSHLDLKAGTHELTGAQALGLVRTRHGVGDGSDLGRIQLQQAFIKALVKQVKSVGVLTSPKKLYDLANTATKAVTTDSDLGSVNSLVSFASGLQHISPSDMTMVTMPVRYDPANPNRVIVQETKAKQIWTALENDRAIPKSATEGTATGEARGVVTS
- the rpmE gene encoding 50S ribosomal protein L31 produces the protein MKRDIHPEYVETQVSCTCGASFTTRSTIQSGAIRAEVCSECHPFYTGKQKILDTGGRVARFEARFGKAAAKK
- the thrB gene encoding homoserine kinase; its protein translation is MAGPAFRAAAVRVRVPATSANLGPGFDALGLSLGLYDDVVVRVADSGLHIDIAGEGSETLPRDENHLLVRSLRTAFDLLGGQPRGLEIVCANRIPHGRGLGSSSAAICAGIVAARAVTIGGEARLDDTALLELATEIEGHPDNVAPCLLGGFTVAWMEAGAARAIRLEPDDSIVPVVFVPGKPVLTETARGLLPRTVPHVDAAANAGRAALLVEALTRRPELLLPATEDRLHQEYRAPAMPESAALVERLRADGVPAVISGAGPTVLALVDADSADKVAHLAGGGWAANRLELDAQGACVLPLAAASDM